The following is a genomic window from Geoalkalibacter halelectricus.
AAATTGATCGGTCGGTGGCGATCACACGAACCTCGATCGGGCCATCGCGCAAGGCCGGATCCTGCAAGGCGATGGTTTCGCTGCTGCGAGTGACGCCAGGCTCATAGGTGGTGTCGAGAATGGTGCGGGAAATATTGCCCTGGGTAAGGGTAATGGTCGCATTGCGCAGCCCCGAGCCCTTATCGCTCAGTTCAAAAGTCAGGGGTTTGGCCGATACACGCTCGGATTCAGCCATAAGCGTAATTTGGGGACCGTCGGTATCACGGAAATAGCTGAAAGCCCCGACAATCAGGGCGACGGCCACCAATATGCTGAGCAGCAGTCCGAGTTTAGGAGCCAGGGATTTTTTTCGTGAATAGGATCTCATTATTACAGCCTTTGGGTAGATATGGAAAATCCAAAACCCGATGTTACCCAAAGGCTCCGATCCGGGTCAACACAAACCGCCCGGGCCGCCTTACTGCCAGCGTCCGTCGCGGCGCTGACGCAATTCGATCTCCACGGATTGAATCCGCCCGCGGTCGCTGACAAAGGAACTCAGCAGCCAGCTCACCAGGCTGATCACCAGGGAGCCGAGCAGCGCCCAGCCGAATCCGGCCACGTGGAATCCCGTGATGACACCGGATACCATCAACAGCAGCAAGGCATTGATGACAAAGGTGAACAGTCCCAGAGTCAAAATGGTAATGGGCAAGGTGAGCAGAAAAAGAATCGGGCGAAAAAACGCATTGAGAAAGCCTAAAATCGCCGCCGCCAGCAGGGCCGAACCAAAACCGGCCACCTCGATGCCCCGCAACAGATAAGCCGCCGCCAGAATGGCGGCGGTCAAAATGAGCCAACGCAGAATCAAACCAGGCACGAACCCTGTCCTCCCGTGTTATTTCTAAAATAGATACTCAGCGCCACAACAAATCAGCGCTGTAGCGATTTGATCTCGAAAAACTCCTCCAGGCCCCAGCGCCCGAATTCGCGTCCGATTCCAGACTGTTTGAACCCCCCGAAGGGTGCCAGGGGATTGAAGCGGCCG
Proteins encoded in this region:
- a CDS encoding phage holin family protein, whose amino-acid sequence is MPGLILRWLILTAAILAAAYLLRGIEVAGFGSALLAAAILGFLNAFFRPILFLLTLPITILTLGLFTFVINALLLLMVSGVITGFHVAGFGWALLGSLVISLVSWLLSSFVSDRGRIQSVEIELRQRRDGRWQ